The proteins below come from a single Polynucleobacter necessarius genomic window:
- the prmB gene encoding 50S ribosomal protein L3 N(5)-glutamine methyltransferase, with protein sequence MDPEPSQAMTVNQCIDQITQKLEAANLHYGHGAIDANSEALWIVSKQLDLSPSETLDHLDQTLSPDKHQKSFAVADQRISTRKPLAYILGEAWLMGVPFFCSEQSIVPRSWIAELIVDGSLEPWLPADGNVLDLCTGNGSLAILLALSCPDIHVSACDISLPALSVAARNVDRHSLSSQIDLLEGDLWEALPEPNEDNLFDLIICNPPYVNANSMGKLPAEYLAEPSLALAGGEDGMDLIRRIIAQAPDYLSERGALLLEIGNEYENFKKAFPQIPVIWMEVSAGEEQVLLIQAEDLR encoded by the coding sequence ATGGACCCTGAGCCTTCACAAGCGATGACCGTCAATCAATGTATTGACCAAATTACGCAGAAATTAGAAGCAGCCAATTTGCATTACGGTCATGGCGCAATTGATGCCAACAGCGAAGCGTTATGGATCGTGAGTAAACAACTTGATCTAAGCCCATCGGAAACGCTCGATCACCTGGATCAGACACTGTCACCCGACAAGCACCAAAAATCGTTTGCTGTTGCAGACCAACGCATTTCAACCAGAAAACCCTTGGCCTATATTTTGGGTGAAGCTTGGCTCATGGGCGTACCGTTCTTTTGCAGCGAGCAAAGTATTGTTCCCCGTTCCTGGATCGCGGAACTCATTGTGGATGGCTCATTAGAGCCTTGGCTACCTGCTGATGGCAATGTATTAGATCTATGCACTGGCAATGGCTCTTTAGCAATCTTGCTTGCCTTGTCTTGTCCAGACATTCATGTCAGTGCGTGCGATATTAGTTTGCCAGCTCTATCTGTTGCGGCGCGTAATGTAGATCGCCACAGCCTAAGCTCGCAAATCGATCTTTTAGAGGGGGATCTTTGGGAAGCCTTGCCTGAGCCTAATGAGGACAATCTCTTTGATCTCATCATCTGCAACCCGCCCTATGTGAACGCAAATTCTATGGGTAAACTGCCCGCCGAATACCTGGCAGAGCCAAGCTTGGCACTTGCTGGCGGAGAGGATGGCATGGATCTGATTCGCAGAATTATTGCGCAAGCCCCGGATTATCTATCCGAACGTGGCGCCCTCTTACTTGAAATTGGTAATGAGTATGAGAACTTCAAAAAAGCGTTTCCGCAAATTCCGGTGATTTGGATGGAAGTGTCGGCCGGCGAAGAGCAAGTTCTTCTGATACAAGCTGAAGATTTGCGGTAA
- the radA gene encoding DNA repair protein RadA — protein MAKVKTVYICQSCGGTSAKWQGQCPSCQAWNTMEEGLPETTSNSRFQGLAQSLSRQKLSAITAEDLPRFSAGVEEFDRVLGGGLVPGGVVLLGGDPGIGKSTLLLQALAEMSAAGMNVLYSSGEESAAQIALRAKRIALNAPQLEVLAEIQLEKLISIMDTVKPQVLVVDSIQTLYSEVLSSAPGSVAQVRECAAQLTRAAKASGICVLMVGHVTKDGHLAGPRVLEHIVDTVLYFEGDTHSSFRLIRSIKNRFGAVNELGVFAMTEKGLRGVTNPSAIFLSQHEQMVPGACVLVTQEGSRPLLVEIQALVDTAHVPNPRRLAVGLEQARLAMLLAVLHRHAGVACFDQDVFLNAVGGVKISEPAADLAVLLAIQSSIRNRALPKGLIVFGEVGLAGEIRPCPRGQERLKEAAKLGFTVAVIPKANMPKTKIAGLKVIPVERIDQAIAVAAELS, from the coding sequence TTGGCCAAAGTCAAAACGGTTTATATCTGCCAATCCTGTGGTGGCACCTCTGCTAAATGGCAGGGACAATGTCCTTCCTGCCAGGCGTGGAACACCATGGAAGAAGGTTTGCCAGAAACCACTTCGAATTCGCGTTTTCAGGGTTTGGCGCAATCCTTATCAAGGCAAAAGCTCTCAGCAATTACCGCAGAAGACTTGCCCCGCTTTAGTGCAGGTGTAGAAGAATTTGATCGCGTATTGGGTGGCGGTTTAGTTCCTGGTGGCGTGGTGTTGTTAGGCGGGGACCCAGGAATCGGTAAGTCAACATTACTATTGCAAGCCCTTGCAGAAATGAGTGCTGCCGGCATGAATGTGCTTTACAGCAGCGGTGAAGAGTCTGCTGCGCAAATTGCGTTGCGTGCCAAGCGGATTGCGCTAAATGCTCCACAGCTTGAGGTCTTAGCAGAGATTCAGTTGGAGAAATTAATCTCCATCATGGATACGGTTAAGCCCCAGGTATTGGTAGTGGATTCGATACAGACTTTATATTCTGAGGTGCTCAGTTCCGCTCCAGGATCAGTAGCACAAGTGCGCGAATGTGCTGCGCAACTGACGAGAGCCGCAAAGGCGAGTGGGATCTGTGTATTGATGGTAGGTCATGTCACGAAAGATGGGCATTTAGCAGGACCACGCGTACTGGAACATATTGTGGACACCGTGTTGTACTTTGAGGGCGATACACATTCATCATTTCGCTTGATTCGCTCTATTAAAAATCGTTTCGGCGCGGTCAATGAGCTTGGCGTATTCGCGATGACTGAAAAAGGATTGCGTGGCGTCACCAATCCTTCGGCAATTTTCTTATCGCAGCATGAGCAAATGGTGCCAGGTGCTTGTGTGCTGGTCACGCAAGAGGGTAGCAGGCCGCTGTTGGTAGAAATTCAAGCGCTGGTGGATACTGCGCATGTGCCAAATCCGCGTCGCCTTGCGGTAGGTCTTGAGCAGGCTCGTTTAGCAATGCTTTTGGCGGTATTGCATCGCCATGCCGGAGTAGCATGCTTTGATCAAGATGTATTCTTGAATGCCGTTGGTGGTGTCAAAATTTCTGAGCCTGCAGCTGACCTGGCGGTATTATTGGCAATTCAATCCTCGATTCGCAATCGTGCCCTCCCAAAAGGGTTGATTGTTTTTGGTGAGGTTGGCTTGGCTGGGGAAATTCGGCCTTGTCCTCGTGGTCAAGAGCGACTTAAAGAAGCGGCTAAATTGGGCTTTACCGTAGCGGTCATCCCAAAAGCGAATATGCCAAAGACCAAGATCGCTGGCTTAAAAGTAATTCCAGTGGAGCGAATCGATCAGGCAATTGCTGTAGCTGCAGAACTTAGCTAA
- a CDS encoding DEAD/DEAH box helicase encodes MTNTATEFQSTTGASNAAPSTTPTDTIAFADFGLDPLIQKAVAEQGYNTPTPIQAKSIPHVLAGSDLMGAAQTGTGKTAAFTLPIIQKILRHASNSASPARHPIRALVLTPTRELAVQVAENAANYSKHTDLRSAVVYGGVDMKEQVTVLRNGVEILIATPGRLLDHIGSKVANLSQVEILVLDEADRMLDMGFLPDLQRIINSIPAQRQTLLFSATFSPEIKKLAQSYLRSPVTVEVARQNAAADTVKQVVHLVALEDKQRAIVKVLENRTRQGLSRQCIIFTNSRLGCARLARALERDGIKAGAIHGDKSQGERTLTLDAFKSGAIEALVATDVAARGLDIPDMPCVINHELPFNAEDFIHRIGRTGRAGSKGDAIALVDDSEKRLLDDIEKLMKRKLEIAPLPDVKATPGQPTDPFFYKPYEPGGAPKSVNADPAIASSTPEVKKAGITPAKPAVGALLGGLKKK; translated from the coding sequence TTGACTAATACTGCTACTGAATTTCAGTCAACCACAGGGGCTAGCAATGCCGCCCCTAGTACCACCCCTACCGATACCATTGCCTTTGCCGATTTTGGTTTAGATCCGCTGATTCAAAAGGCGGTTGCCGAGCAGGGTTACAACACTCCTACTCCGATTCAGGCCAAATCGATTCCCCATGTTTTGGCTGGAAGTGATTTGATGGGTGCCGCCCAAACTGGTACGGGTAAAACGGCAGCGTTTACATTGCCGATCATTCAAAAAATCTTGCGCCATGCCAGCAATAGCGCTTCGCCCGCACGTCATCCAATTCGGGCATTGGTGCTGACACCAACTCGTGAGTTGGCAGTTCAGGTTGCTGAGAACGCTGCCAATTATTCGAAGCATACCGATCTGCGCTCTGCCGTAGTGTATGGTGGCGTGGATATGAAAGAGCAGGTCACCGTTTTGCGTAATGGAGTGGAAATTCTGATTGCGACACCAGGCCGTCTACTAGATCACATTGGATCTAAAGTTGCCAACCTATCTCAAGTAGAAATTTTAGTATTGGATGAAGCGGACCGCATGCTCGATATGGGCTTCTTGCCAGATTTGCAACGCATTATTAATTCGATACCTGCACAACGACAAACGTTGTTGTTCTCCGCGACGTTCTCGCCAGAGATTAAGAAATTAGCGCAAAGTTATTTGCGTTCGCCGGTAACGGTTGAAGTGGCTCGTCAAAATGCCGCGGCAGATACGGTTAAACAGGTCGTGCATTTAGTGGCATTGGAAGACAAGCAGCGCGCTATCGTCAAGGTACTTGAAAATCGTACCCGTCAGGGCTTATCCCGTCAGTGCATCATCTTTACGAACAGCCGCCTCGGTTGTGCAAGATTGGCGCGCGCACTTGAGCGTGATGGCATTAAAGCAGGCGCCATTCATGGTGATAAGAGTCAGGGTGAAAGAACGTTAACTCTGGACGCATTTAAGTCTGGCGCAATCGAAGCATTGGTTGCTACAGATGTTGCCGCGCGTGGTTTAGATATTCCTGATATGCCCTGCGTGATTAATCACGAGTTGCCATTTAATGCCGAAGACTTTATCCACCGCATTGGACGAACTGGGCGTGCGGGTAGCAAGGGCGATGCGATTGCCTTGGTCGACGATAGTGAAAAACGATTGCTCGATGACATTGAAAAGTTGATGAAGCGCAAACTGGAGATCGCGCCATTGCCGGATGTCAAAGCGACCCCAGGTCAGCCGACAGACCCGTTTTTCTACAAACCCTACGAGCCTGGCGGTGCGCCTAAATCCGTTAACGCAGATCCAGCAATCGCGAGCAGCACGCCTGAGGTGAAGAAAGCAGGAATTACTCCAGCAAAACCAGCGGTCGGCGCATTACTCGGCGGCTTAAAAAAGAAATAA
- a CDS encoding GlcG/HbpS family heme-binding protein, translating into MATKPYLTQADVQKILDAANKHAAANNWAVTIAVCDDGGHVLGLTRRDGCAPVSAYIAQEKARTAAMGKRESRVYEEIINNGRTSFLSAPHISGMLEGGVNIEVNGFTIGAVGVSGVKSTEDAETAKAGIAAIL; encoded by the coding sequence TTGGCAACTAAACCCTACTTGACACAAGCAGATGTTCAAAAGATTTTGGATGCTGCAAACAAACATGCGGCCGCGAATAATTGGGCTGTGACCATTGCGGTTTGCGATGACGGAGGTCATGTATTAGGTTTAACTCGCCGCGATGGTTGTGCACCGGTATCAGCCTACATTGCTCAAGAAAAAGCGCGTACTGCTGCGATGGGCAAACGCGAGAGTCGCGTGTATGAAGAAATTATTAATAATGGTCGCACCTCTTTCTTATCTGCCCCACATATTTCAGGCATGTTAGAGGGTGGGGTCAATATCGAGGTAAATGGGTTTACCATCGGCGCAGTCGGCGTTTCCGGCGTTAAATCGACTGAGGATGCAGAGACCGCTAAGGCTGGCATCGCAGCCATTCTGTAA
- a CDS encoding GntR family transcriptional regulator: MTNEILNSQNLHEVTFQKLRSLLVEGKISPGSKLNERELAESLNVSRTPIREAICRLAADGLVELIANRGAIAVQLSLEDVIHTFNVIADLEGFSGELAANNISDATLCELEALQYEMMASYARRDLSSYYKLNLQIHHLINQAANNPVLSQLFTQVNARIEALRFRSNQDGVKWKKAVEEHQEMLDALKARDPKRMRKIMTQHVHHKRGVVVQLLKAEAATAA, from the coding sequence ATGACCAACGAAATACTGAATTCCCAGAATCTTCACGAAGTCACCTTCCAAAAACTGCGCTCCTTGCTCGTAGAGGGCAAGATTTCGCCTGGCAGCAAGCTCAATGAGCGCGAGTTAGCTGAGAGTCTGAATGTGTCTCGCACTCCAATTCGAGAAGCGATTTGTCGCCTGGCGGCAGATGGATTGGTGGAGCTAATTGCGAACCGTGGCGCCATTGCAGTTCAACTTAGCCTTGAAGATGTCATTCATACATTTAATGTCATTGCTGATTTAGAGGGTTTTTCAGGCGAACTCGCCGCCAATAATATTAGCGACGCCACCCTCTGCGAGTTAGAAGCACTTCAATATGAAATGATGGCCTCATATGCACGTCGCGATCTCTCAAGCTATTACAAACTCAACTTACAGATTCATCATCTAATTAATCAAGCAGCCAACAACCCCGTGCTGTCGCAACTTTTTACACAAGTGAACGCCCGAATCGAGGCATTACGCTTTCGCTCCAATCAAGATGGCGTCAAATGGAAAAAGGCAGTAGAAGAGCATCAAGAAATGCTCGATGCACTCAAGGCTCGAGATCCCAAGAGAATGCGTAAGATCATGACCCAGCACGTTCACCATAAGCGTGGTGTGGTGGTACAACTGCTCAAAGCTGAAGCAGCAACAGCGGCATAG
- a CDS encoding AzlD domain-containing protein translates to MSAIDHMANALSGWGLWVALVGACLGTYFCRTIGVTLSQSINQDSEIFRWLAAVTYAMVAALTIRLIVMPLGLMSTVPLWIRILIRALSIGVMFSKPTRRLVPALLTGTLLMVVYGVIR, encoded by the coding sequence ATGAGTGCAATTGATCACATGGCAAATGCCCTCTCAGGGTGGGGGTTGTGGGTCGCTTTAGTTGGTGCCTGCTTAGGAACTTATTTTTGTAGGACGATTGGTGTGACGCTCTCGCAGAGCATTAATCAAGATAGCGAAATTTTTCGTTGGCTGGCAGCGGTTACCTATGCCATGGTAGCCGCATTAACGATTCGCTTGATTGTGATGCCATTAGGTCTGATGTCAACAGTGCCCTTATGGATCCGAATATTGATTCGCGCATTGAGTATTGGCGTCATGTTTTCTAAACCGACGCGGCGATTAGTTCCAGCTTTACTAACAGGAACACTGCTCATGGTAGTGTATGGCGTAATACGCTAA
- a CDS encoding linear amide C-N hydrolase — MTNDPAFREQLDTIGNYANLTNVERNALVINGASFVPLSSGSALHGLPGDYLSPSRFIRALFLTKSVPTNKTTAQQTNTAWHSLGSFDIPPGAISFPATNAYGGGAGGVEITEWTVVADNKNMMYYVKMFDNTNVQAFDLKKIDPNANGVQFINLDRLQTYINLN, encoded by the coding sequence ATGACAAACGACCCGGCCTTCCGTGAACAGTTAGACACCATTGGGAATTACGCTAACCTGACCAATGTGGAGCGCAATGCGCTCGTAATTAATGGGGCGAGCTTTGTACCGCTGAGCTCAGGCAGTGCATTGCATGGCTTACCAGGCGATTATTTGAGCCCTAGCCGCTTTATTCGCGCACTCTTTCTAACCAAGTCGGTGCCAACCAATAAAACTACTGCCCAACAAACCAATACTGCTTGGCATAGCTTGGGTAGCTTTGATATTCCTCCCGGTGCGATCAGTTTTCCTGCTACTAATGCCTATGGCGGCGGTGCAGGTGGCGTTGAAATCACGGAGTGGACGGTAGTTGCTGACAATAAAAATATGATGTATTACGTCAAGATGTTTGATAACACCAATGTTCAGGCGTTTGATCTCAAGAAAATTGATCCGAATGCAAATGGCGTTCAATTCATTAACTTGGATAGACTTCAGACTTATATCAATTTAAATTAA
- a CDS encoding thiamine pyrophosphate-binding protein codes for MGSTTPTVAEYVIQRLAELGIDRVFCVPGDYTFPFDDAIEVSNSVQWVVCANELNAAYAADGYARINGVAMLTITYGVGKLSAINGVMGAKAQRLPVFHLVDAPSTRIQKQGLITHHTLGMAFITTFANFPRRLVVYQRR; via the coding sequence ATGGGCTCGACTACACCTACCGTTGCTGAATATGTCATCCAGCGTTTAGCAGAATTAGGGATTGATCGAGTCTTTTGTGTTCCTGGTGACTATACGTTTCCGTTTGATGATGCTATTGAAGTGTCCAATAGCGTTCAGTGGGTTGTTTGTGCTAATGAATTAAATGCTGCATATGCTGCTGATGGCTACGCCAGGATTAACGGCGTAGCGATGTTGACAATAACCTATGGCGTAGGGAAGTTGAGTGCAATCAATGGCGTCATGGGTGCTAAAGCGCAGCGACTACCAGTTTTTCACTTAGTGGATGCCCCCAGTACACGAATTCAGAAGCAGGGATTAATTACTCACCATACTTTGGGGATGGCGTTTATAACAACTTTCGCCAACTTTCCGAGGCGGCTTGTTGTGTATCAACGTCGTTGA
- a CDS encoding amidohydrolase family protein, whose product MDYWHNADAFLKDGPLTIAQLDQAFPNEPVFVNNISTLTGIVNTAGLRKLGITKATKAVQGAIPVDPKTGKLTGELIGMLNVNATAKVFGKYSPALTLETFRKAEEIYTSCGFTTAQSYETTVEDICNMRQAVERSMVNIDLIALPTYQVVDQLLDTNPNYPFGIYTNGDGGFKVAGILVSTDGAPQLRLAVFSKPYIDTAGFPKDWRGIAFISQDMVNHYAKLAYQKNIQYFGCSNGDAGIDMTLSALSKARQETGITENRRSIIAHSFFVRDDQLDQ is encoded by the coding sequence TTGGATTATTGGCACAATGCCGATGCTTTTCTGAAAGACGGCCCTTTAACGATTGCGCAACTTGATCAAGCCTTTCCGAATGAACCGGTTTTTGTAAACAATATTTCAACATTGACCGGCATCGTCAATACGGCTGGCTTGCGTAAATTAGGAATTACAAAAGCGACTAAAGCAGTGCAGGGAGCCATCCCAGTAGATCCAAAAACCGGCAAGCTTACTGGCGAATTGATTGGTATGCTAAATGTCAATGCGACAGCAAAAGTATTCGGTAAATACTCGCCCGCTCTAACGCTCGAGACCTTTCGCAAGGCTGAAGAAATCTACACATCGTGTGGTTTTACAACTGCGCAAAGTTATGAGACTACAGTAGAAGATATTTGCAATATGCGCCAAGCAGTAGAGCGCAGCATGGTCAATATTGATTTAATTGCTTTGCCAACATATCAAGTGGTTGACCAGTTGCTCGATACAAATCCAAATTACCCCTTTGGAATTTATACCAATGGTGATGGCGGTTTTAAGGTGGCAGGTATTCTGGTGTCAACAGACGGCGCGCCACAATTGCGCTTAGCTGTTTTCAGTAAGCCTTACATTGATACCGCTGGATTTCCGAAAGATTGGCGGGGGATTGCTTTTATCTCACAAGACATGGTCAATCACTATGCAAAACTGGCTTACCAGAAAAACATTCAATATTTTGGATGCTCCAATGGCGATGCTGGCATCGATATGACCTTATCCGCCCTCTCAAAAGCGCGGCAGGAGACCGGCATTACCGAAAATCGTCGATCGATCATCGCTCACTCCTTTTTTGTTCGAGATGATCAGCTGGATCAATAA
- a CDS encoding amidohydrolase family protein: protein MTLYQSGPSALFTMWTSVNRKTYGGDTLGPDQRVDAYTALQGFTTKAAYEYKEEDKKGSITTGKLADFVVLDRNPLKVNPMEIKDIQVQETIKNGKSLHSRP, encoded by the coding sequence ATGACACTCTATCAATCTGGCCCAAGCGCCTTATTCACGATGTGGACATCTGTTAATCGTAAGACCTATGGAGGCGATACTTTAGGACCGGATCAACGAGTAGATGCTTACACAGCATTGCAAGGCTTTACAACGAAGGCGGCCTACGAATATAAAGAGGAAGATAAGAAGGGAAGTATTACAACTGGAAAATTAGCGGATTTTGTCGTGCTCGATCGCAACCCCTTGAAAGTCAATCCAATGGAGATTAAGGACATTCAGGTGCAAGAAACGATTAAGAATGGCAAGTCTCTCCACTCTCGTCCCTAA
- a CDS encoding thioesterase family protein → MKDSLKPGLKYEHRYTVPFTKTVPGLYPEAPEFLVMPEVFATGFMVGFLEWACIKAINPHLDWPVEQKVGAYIDVSHEAATPPGLTVTAQV, encoded by the coding sequence ATGAAAGATTCTTTAAAACCTGGTTTGAAGTATGAGCACCGTTATACGGTGCCGTTTACTAAGACTGTTCCTGGGTTGTATCCAGAGGCTCCCGAGTTTTTAGTCATGCCCGAAGTGTTTGCTACGGGTTTTATGGTGGGCTTTTTAGAATGGGCTTGCATCAAAGCCATTAATCCACATTTGGATTGGCCGGTCGAGCAAAAGGTGGGCGCCTATATTGATGTGAGTCATGAGGCGGCTACACCACCAGGTCTAACGGTCACAGCTCAGGTCTAG
- a CDS encoding DUF6671 family protein, whose protein sequence is MEDLVWFAASTLFPTHYLVMKPTDEYHPKSIKGICNQAMLRKAFEWAKQLSSNGVIYVENDLRAFANPTRMENIRKATSDPIQKIKSLCPQCGSPGFWIKDIKRGLPCMPVAYLPIKRLPKYGDVVSVGLRTWRA, encoded by the coding sequence TTGGAAGATTTAGTCTGGTTTGCCGCATCCACCCTCTTTCCAACACACTATTTGGTTATGAAACCAACAGATGAATATCACCCTAAATCAATCAAGGGAATTTGTAATCAAGCAATGCTTCGCAAGGCGTTTGAATGGGCAAAACAACTCTCTTCAAATGGCGTGATCTATGTGGAAAATGATTTGCGTGCCTTTGCTAACCCAACCAGAATGGAAAACATTCGTAAGGCGACGAGTGACCCCATTCAGAAAATAAAATCCTTATGCCCACAATGCGGCAGCCCGGGGTTTTGGATCAAGGACATTAAACGGGGTCTACCATGCATGCCTGTGGCTTATCTACCGATCAAGAGATTGCCAAAATATGGGGATGTAGTAAGTGTGGGTTTGAGGACATGGAGGGCATGA
- a CDS encoding DUF6671 family protein translates to MNTFANRSASLLTKHGKEATIGPLFTEELQCHVVHTDGYDTDLLGTFTNDVARYGSQLDAARKKAKLGMELLNLDLGIANEGAFVSDPYSGMTAWNNELVILIDEQQGLEITGFSGPQPKTMTLPSATWKI, encoded by the coding sequence ATGAATACGTTTGCAAATCGTTCGGCGAGTCTTCTGACCAAGCACGGAAAAGAAGCAACCATTGGACCATTGTTTACAGAAGAACTACAGTGCCATGTCGTCCATACAGATGGTTACGATACAGATCTTTTGGGCACCTTTACCAACGACGTTGCAAGGTATGGCTCACAACTAGATGCTGCACGCAAAAAGGCCAAACTGGGGATGGAGTTGCTAAACCTGGACTTAGGAATAGCCAATGAAGGTGCTTTTGTAAGTGACCCTTACTCTGGAATGACAGCGTGGAACAATGAGCTAGTCATTCTGATAGATGAACAGCAGGGCCTCGAAATTACCGGCTTCTCTGGGCCCCAGCCCAAAACGATGACGCTTCCATCAGCCACTTGGAAGATTTAG
- a CDS encoding sodium-dependent bicarbonate transport family permease: MTNFLDPAILFFVFGVFAGSVKSNLEIPPQISRFLSLYLLMAIGLKGGFALHKSGFTSEIGFSLGLAIFLAVIIPWIGYLLLRRKLNAFDAAAIAATYGSVSAVTFITATQYLDQFDIHYGGHMAAAMALMESPAIILAIVLANKARAYQSKKTHTQHEATSISTILHESFTDGAQLLLLGSMVVALVSGDAGQKLMAPFSIDLFKGMLAFFLLDMGLMAARNLKGLKGKPPVTLLYAITAPLSHALLALLLCSVINLPLGNTILLMVLAASASYIAVPAVLRHALPEVNPALYIGMSLGITFPFNIILGIPLYTILAKQFL; this comes from the coding sequence ATGACAAATTTTTTAGATCCCGCCATCCTCTTTTTTGTCTTCGGAGTATTCGCTGGCAGCGTTAAATCTAATCTGGAAATTCCGCCTCAGATTTCTCGCTTTTTATCACTTTACTTATTAATGGCCATTGGACTCAAGGGTGGATTTGCATTACACAAATCCGGCTTTACAAGTGAAATCGGATTCTCCTTGGGGCTGGCTATCTTTTTAGCAGTCATCATTCCTTGGATTGGCTACCTTCTCCTCAGAAGAAAGTTAAATGCATTTGATGCCGCTGCCATCGCCGCGACTTATGGTTCAGTCAGCGCAGTTACTTTTATTACCGCCACACAATACTTAGATCAATTTGATATTCACTACGGCGGACATATGGCTGCAGCCATGGCGTTAATGGAATCGCCCGCTATTATCTTGGCTATCGTTTTGGCAAATAAAGCACGAGCCTACCAATCCAAAAAAACGCATACCCAGCACGAAGCTACCAGCATCTCAACCATATTGCATGAGTCCTTTACGGACGGCGCCCAACTACTTCTTCTGGGATCGATGGTGGTAGCACTAGTCAGCGGAGATGCCGGTCAAAAACTCATGGCGCCATTCTCGATCGATTTATTTAAAGGAATGTTAGCCTTCTTCTTACTTGATATGGGTCTCATGGCAGCCAGGAATCTAAAAGGTCTCAAAGGCAAACCGCCAGTCACATTGCTTTACGCAATTACGGCGCCCCTGTCGCACGCCTTACTCGCACTACTTCTATGCAGTGTCATTAATCTACCCCTTGGTAACACCATTCTATTGATGGTTCTTGCGGCGAGCGCATCCTATATTGCGGTACCCGCTGTCTTGCGTCACGCTTTACCAGAAGTCAATCCTGCGCTGTATATTGGCATGTCACTCGGGATTACCTTTCCATTCAACATCATTCTAGGCATTCCGCTGTACACTATCTTGGCAAAGCAATTCTTATAA